CAGAACACCTCTTAAACAACCCCATTTTCGGGTTGCAGTCAGGCAGGATCTTGGCTCTCAAATTTGGCTCGGCGTCGCTGCTTCTGCTGCTTAGCTTCCTATGCAGCTCTATGTCCGTTGGATTCCTGATCGACGCCAATTTCTTGATAAACGCTTGTGGTGATTTCTCATCACCTCCTGATCACACACATGCCGTATTCGAGCGAGGCTTCACGTTGGCTCTAATTGGTAACAGAGTGCTCTGCATTACCTTCCCTTTGCTGCTATGGATGCTTGGTCCTGTGCTTGTGGCTTTGTCCTCTGTGGGATTAGTTTGGGCGCTTTATGAGCTTGATTTTTCTGGGAAATTGATCAGTGGCGATAAGCAAATTAGTCGCAGTGGACATAGTTTGTATGCATGATTTATTATATATCCATCTAAATTCTAAATATGATGCAGAGATGAAGAACTTATCGATGAACTTGCAGATTGAAAGGGAAAGAGATGATAGAATGGATTAATTACTCCATTGCTTCTCactctcttgttttttttgtcaatttactTATAAATCAAACTTTTTAACTCCTTAAAGTTTTTGAGATTTTCATTTCACTCATTCCATCCAAAATCATTAGCAATTTTAGACGATTTTTGACTAGACAA
Above is a genomic segment from Corylus avellana chromosome ca9, CavTom2PMs-1.0 containing:
- the LOC132162510 gene encoding uncharacterized protein LOC132162510 — encoded protein: MVAVAYLDTILVPLSLFLTLGYHAYLWHIFKNKPCNTTIGINALRRTAWFQDIKQGGDKKGMLAVQSLRNTLMATILTASIAILVNVALAALSNNAYSAEHLLNNPIFGLQSGRILALKFGSASLLLLLSFLCSSMSVGFLIDANFLINACGDFSSPPDHTHAVFERGFTLALIGNRVLCITFPLLLWMLGPVLVALSSVGLVWALYELDFSGKLISGDKQISRSGHSLYA